Part of the Streptomyces showdoensis genome, CGGCGCCGATGAAGTTCGACAGGTCGGTGACGTCACCCATGGTGATGCCGTCGACCTCGGCCGCGAACTCCTCCTTGAACCCGTCGTTCCAGATGGAGGCCGGGACGTAGGCGCGCGAGGACGCGGAGCACTTCTGGCCCTGGAACTCGAAGGAGCCGCGGGTCAGCGCGGTCTTCAGGATCGCGCGGTCGGCGCTCGGGTGCGCGACGACGAAGTCCTTGCCGCCGGTCTCGCCGACGATCCGCGGGTAGGAGCGGTACTTCTCGATGTTGTTGCCGACCGTCTTCCACAGGTGCTGGAAGGTCTTGGTCGAGCCCGTGAAGTGGATGCCGGCCAGGTCGCGGTGGTTCAGGGCCACCTCGGAGACGGCGATGCCGTCGCCGGTCACCAGGTTGATGACGCCCTTGGGCAGACCGGCCTCCTCCAGGAGCTCCATGAGGAGCACGGCGGAGTGGGTCTGGGTCGGGGACGGCTTCCAGACCACCACGTTGCCCATGAGGGCGGGGGCGGTGGGCAGGTTGCCCGCGATGGCCGTGAAGTTGAACGGCGTGATCGCGTAGACGAAGCCCTCCAGCGGGCGGTGGTCCAGTCGGTTCCACACGCCCGGGGAGTTGGCCGGGGGCTGCTCGGCCAGGATCTGGCGGGCGTAGGCCACGTTGAAGCGCCAGAAGTCGACGAGCTCGCACGGGGTGTCGATCTCGGCCTGCTGGGCGGTCTTGGACTGGCCGAGCATGGTGGAGGCGGCCAGCGTCTCGCGCCACGGGCCGGCGAGCAGCTCGGCGGCGCGCAGGATGATCGCCGCGCGGTCGTCGAAGGACATCGCGCGCCAGGCCGGGGCGGCGGCCAGGGCCGCGTCGATCGCGTCCTGGGCGTCCTGCTGGGTGGCGCCGGCGAAGGTGCCGATGACGGCCTTGTGGTTGTGCGGCTGCACGACGTCGACGCGCTCGCCGCCGCCCATGCGCTTCACGCCGCCGATGGTCATCGGCAGCTCGCGCGGGTTGTCGGCCAGCTCCTTGAGCTTGGCCTCCAGACGGGCGCGCTCGGGGGAACCGGGGGCGTAGCCGTGCACCGGCTCGT contains:
- the pruA gene encoding L-glutamate gamma-semialdehyde dehydrogenase, with product MDAVTQVPAPVNEPVHGYAPGSPERARLEAKLKELADNPRELPMTIGGVKRMGGGERVDVVQPHNHKAVIGTFAGATQQDAQDAIDAALAAAPAWRAMSFDDRAAIILRAAELLAGPWRETLAASTMLGQSKTAQQAEIDTPCELVDFWRFNVAYARQILAEQPPANSPGVWNRLDHRPLEGFVYAITPFNFTAIAGNLPTAPALMGNVVVWKPSPTQTHSAVLLMELLEEAGLPKGVINLVTGDGIAVSEVALNHRDLAGIHFTGSTKTFQHLWKTVGNNIEKYRSYPRIVGETGGKDFVVAHPSADRAILKTALTRGSFEFQGQKCSASSRAYVPASIWNDGFKEEFAAEVDGITMGDVTDLSNFIGAVIDERSFAKNKAAIDRAKADASCTIVAGGTYDDSEGYFVRPTVIECTDPENEVFTTEYFGPILAVYVYDDAKYDEMLTQMESVSDYALTGSVIAGDRAAAAYTMEKLRFAAGNFYINDKSTGAVVGQQPFGGGRASGTNDKAGAPQNLMRWTLTRAIKETLVPPTEYGYPHMG